Proteins found in one Neofelis nebulosa isolate mNeoNeb1 chromosome 3, mNeoNeb1.pri, whole genome shotgun sequence genomic segment:
- the CXXC4 gene encoding CXXC-type zinc finger protein 4, giving the protein MNTNVCVEPGPSPEAPGLPKESHLPEGALNSLVDYNSEMERYRSFATSFYKTNGGAFPQAAKIARITTPIFPSSAAAAAAAARIGMSPWNCDNAATAAAATAMLWGSGGGGGGGGGGGGGGGGGGGGGGGGGGGRKSSSAAASSSASSSAILPAGGGGGGGGGGGGGGGGGGSRTSMHHRNDSQRLGKAGCPPEPSLQMANTNFLSTLSPEHCRPLAGECMNKLKCGAAEAEIMNLPERVGTFSAIPALGGISLPPGVIVMTALHSPAAASAAVTDSAFQIANLADCPQNHSSSSSSSSGGASGANPAKKKRKRCGVCVPCKRLINCGVCSSCRNRKTGHQICKFRKCEELKKKPGTSLERTPVPSAEAFRWFF; this is encoded by the coding sequence GCTTGCCCAAGGAAAGCCACCTGCCCGAGGGGGCCCTGAACAGCCTTGTGGATTACAACTCGGAGATGGAGCGCTACCGCTCCTTTGCCACCTCCTTCTACAAGACCAACGGGGGCGCCTTCCCGCAGGCGGCCAAGATCGCGCGCATCACCACCCCCATCTTCCCCagcagcgccgccgccgccgcggccgccgcgcgCATCGGCATGTCCCCCTGGAACTGCGACAACGcggccaccgccgccgccgccaccgccatGCTCTGGGgcagcggcgggggcgggggcggcggcgggggcggcggcggcggcggcgggggcggcgggggcggtggcgggggcggcgggggcggcaggaaatcctcctccgccgccgcctcctcctccgcctcctcctcggCAATCCTCCCCGCcggcggtggcggcggtggcggcggcggcggcggtggcggcggcggcggcggcggcagcaggaCCAGCATGCACCACCGAAACGACTCCCAGAGGCTGGGGAAAGCTGGCTGCCCGCCAGAgccgtcgttgcaaatggcaaatacTAATTTCCTCTCCACCTTATCCCCTGAACACTGCAGACCTTTGGCGGGGGAATGCATGAACAAGCTCAAATGCGGCGCTGCTGAAGCAGAGATAATGAATCTCCCCGAGCGCGTGGGGACTTTTTCCGCTATCCCGGCTTTAGGGGGCATCTCATTACCTCCAGGGGTCATCGTCATGACAGCCCTTCACTCCCCCGCAGCAGCCTCAGCAGCCGTCACAGACAGTGCGTTTCAAATTGCCAATCTGGCAGACTGCCCGCAGaatcattcctcctcctcctcgtcctcctcagGGGGAGCTAGCGGAGCCAACCCGGccaagaagaagaggaaaaggtgtGGGGTCTGCGTGCCCTGCAAGAGGCTCATCAACTGTGGCGTCTGCAGCAGTTGCAGGAACCGCAAAACGGGACACCAGATCTGCAAATTTAGAAAATGTGAAGAGCTAAAGAAAAAACCTGGCACTTCACTAGAG